The Heliorestis convoluta genome includes the window TAGCCATAGAGACGAGCCACTTCTTCTGCCAGGTCATGTTCATCTTTCATATCTTGGCGATATGTGGGGATTTGCACCTGTCCTTCCAGCCCTTCTTGACTCTCTTTCCATTGAACAACAAAGCCTAAGTTGTTAAAGTAGCGAGACATTTCTGTGCCGGCAATGTCTGTGCCTAAGAGGCTGTTGATTCTCTCCGTCTGAAAGAAGATGCTACGTTCTTGGACTGGCTTCAGATATACATCAATGGTACCAGGCACTACATCGGCAACTTGGAGTTCTTCAATGAGCTGAGCGGCTCTATCGATGGCTAGTGTAACGGTATCGATGTTAACACCTTTTTCGAATCGCTGCGATGCTTCAGAACGGAGTCCCACTTGTCTTGCTGTACGACGAATGGAAGCTGGATGAAAGTGAGCCGCCTCTAGCAAGATGCTTTTTGTCGATGCTGTAACTTCCGTTTCCAAGCCACCCATTACACCAGCCAAAGCAATTGCTTTTTCCCGATCAGCAATGACAAGATTCTCGGCGTTGAGTTCTCTTTCTTGTCCATCGAGGGTGATCAGCTTTTCTCCGGCCTGCGCTCGCCGAACGATGATATGACCTTCTTGAATGGTGTCATAATCAAAAGCGTGCAAAGGATGACCGAGCTCTAACATAACATAGTTGGTAATATCTACAATATTGCTAATTGGCCTCATTCCAGCACTTTGTAGACGTTGTTGCATCCAAGCGGGTGATGGGCCAAGGCGCAAATTCGTAAAAAGACGGGCTGCATAACGGCCACAAAGCTCGGGATCTTCTATGGTTACAGAAGCTTGTCCTTCAATCGTACCTGTTCCTTTTTCTTCTACTGCAATCGTCGGGAACTGTAAAGGCTTCTCTGTAATGGCAGAGACTTCGCGAGCCACGTTGAGCACAGCAAGACAATCGGCCCGGTTGGGTGTTAGCTCTAGCTCTAGAACAGGAGAATCGAGACCAAGGGTCTGTGCAATCGGTTGACCTACTACGGCATCATCGGAAAGAATGAGAATGCCTTCTCGATCTTCTGGGGCAATGGTTTTTTCATTTAAGCCCAGCTCTTCGGCTGAACAGAGCATACCTGATGATTCAATGCCTCGTAGCTTGGTCTTTTTAATCTTGAGGCCATTGGGCAATTTAGCGCCTGGTATGGCGACAGGCACCTTCTGCCCTGCTTTTACGTTGTCTGCGCCTGTAACAATGGTGTAGACTTCTGAGGCTGTGTCGACCTTGCATATGAAAAGACGGGCGGCGTCGGGATGCTTTTCTACTTCTTGTAAATAGCCTACGACGACTTTTTCCAAGCCCTGATCACGGTAGATGACGTTTTCTACAGCAATGCCGGCTCTCGTAAGTTTATCGGCTAGTTGCTCCGATTTGAGACCCGATTGAACATAACTGTTAAGCCATTCTGTGGATACATGCATTCTATTTCACCCTTGTTCTTATTCGCCTTCTTGTAGCGATGTTATTGTTACCATTTCTATTTAGAAGCGACTTAAAAAGCGCATGTCATTGTCGTAAAGCAAGCGCATATCATCAATGCTGTACTTAAGCATGGCGACGCGTTCTACGCCCATGCCAAAAGCAAAGCCTCTTACTTCGTCTGGGTTATAGCCACCATATTCTAAGACCTTCTTGTGCACCATACCGGCACCTAAGATTTCTAACCAGCCTGAGCCTTTGCAGACACGGCAGCCTTTGCCATCGCAGATCACGCAAGAGATGTCCACTTCGGCGCTTGGTTCTGTGAAGGGGAAGAAGGAAGGTCGCAGGCGGATTTCTCGGTTGGGGCCGAACATTTGGCGTACGAAGGTAAGCAAAGTGCCTCGCAAGTCACCAAAGGTAACGTTTTTGTCTACGAGTAATCCTTCTACCTGATGGAACATGGGAGAATGAGTGGCATCATCGTCACGGCGAAAAACGCGGCCGGGGCAGATGACTTTGACGGGGGCGATGGGTTTTTGTTTTTCCATGGCTCTGATTTGAACGGGCGACGTATGGGTTCGCAAGAGAATGTCTGGCGTAATGTAGAAAGAGTCTTGCATGTCTCTTGCGGGGTGATCTTTGGGAATGTTAAGAGCTTCAAAGTTGTAGTAGTCGAGTTCCACTTCCGGCCCTTCAGCAATGGAATAGCCCATGCCCAAGAAGATTTCTTTGATTTCGTCAATGACGAGCGTTAAAGGGTGCTTGCTACCTAAGTTGTGTACTTTTCCAGGCAAAGTAACATCAATGGATTCAGCTGCAAGTTGCGCTTCTTTTTCCCTTCCTTTGAGCTGTCTTCCTTTTTCTTCAAGCATGAATTCAAGGGCTGCCCTGACGTCATTGGCCAAAGCGCCTATGATAGGTCTTTCTTCTGCTGAGAGCTTGCCCATACCACGAAGTACTTGCGTGAGTTGACCTTTTTTTCCTAAGTAGCGAACACGCCAGTCTTGGAGTTCTCCTGAGTTATTTACTTCATCTAATGTTCGGGATGCTTCTGCCCGAATCAGTTCTAGTTCTGCGCGCATCTTGTCCTCCTTATCGATAAACAAAAAAACCCCCATCCCCTTATGGGGACGGAAGTTATTGTTCCGCGGTACCACCCCGTTAGGCTCTGCTCATTCTACAGAACCCTCTCGGCCGACCCATGAAATGGGTCGCTTCCCGGTAACGGTGGGAATGCCGTCATAGCCTACACACCGAGAAAAACCATCGCTCTTTCGCTAAGAGATGGCTTTCTTTCTCGGTTTCAACTTGCTGCTCCGGGGTGAACTTCCTCTCTCACTCTTCAACGAGGCTTCCAGTCTGCGGCGCTCGTCTCCCTAGGAAGAGTTATAGAGAGTACTTTTCCCGTTCTTCGCATTTCTCTTTCATTTACTGTCCGATTCCTATTGAGTGTCCTTACTGCACGAGCAATCTTCTGTACAGCATATAGGCTGTAATGGAACCCGTCTTCTCGAAAATACGCCAGAAAAAGCAAGCGGAAATCATTTACACACCACAACCTCTCCGCGTTCCAGGGTTCACCAGCTAGTATCGATTATATCACAGCCTGTTGGGTGAATCAACTGAAGGGAGGCGCCCTTTGGCCACATCAAAAAGTAAGACGGCTGCTGCAATGGCAGCATTTAAGGACTCTACAGGTGGAGCCAGGGGTATGGTAGCAATGTGGTCGGCTTTTGCACGAAAATAAGCGCTTGGCCCGTGACCTTCACTGCCAATAACAAGGGCTAGGCTTTTGCTTTCTTGTAAAGGCAAGTTGTAATAAGCTTGCTCTCCACCACTATCGGCAACGACAAGAGTACATTCTTTTTCTGCTAGAATTTGCTCTATCGCTTCTTCCGTTGGTGCTATGATGACGGGAAGACGAAAGATGGAGCCCATGGAAGCGCGAATTACCTTGGGGTTAAACGGATCGGCTGTCCCGGCTGTCATGATAACAGCATCCACAGCGGCTGCTTCTGCAGAACGAAGTATGGTGCCCACATTGCCTGGATCTTGCAATCCATCGAGAATTAGGAGAAAGGGCTTCCTCGTATTCTGAAGCTTCTTGCTCTGTGCAACTTCTTCCCAACGCGATGGTTCTGGCAAAGGCGCTACCGCGATGATTCCCTGGCTATGCTCTGTTTCACTGATAGACTGCAAGGTTTTATCGTTGACGAGTAAGCCCTCACTGCCCTGGCTTTGTAAGGCTGCTACAAGTTCTTGGCCTGCTTTTTGCTGCCCTATGCGTTCTGTATAAAGAAAGTAATCAATTTGAATTTTAGAAG containing:
- the pheT gene encoding phenylalanine--tRNA ligase subunit beta, producing the protein MHVSTEWLNSYVQSGLKSEQLADKLTRAGIAVENVIYRDQGLEKVVVGYLQEVEKHPDAARLFICKVDTASEVYTIVTGADNVKAGQKVPVAIPGAKLPNGLKIKKTKLRGIESSGMLCSAEELGLNEKTIAPEDREGILILSDDAVVGQPIAQTLGLDSPVLELELTPNRADCLAVLNVAREVSAITEKPLQFPTIAVEEKGTGTIEGQASVTIEDPELCGRYAARLFTNLRLGPSPAWMQQRLQSAGMRPISNIVDITNYVMLELGHPLHAFDYDTIQEGHIIVRRAQAGEKLITLDGQERELNAENLVIADREKAIALAGVMGGLETEVTASTKSILLEAAHFHPASIRRTARQVGLRSEASQRFEKGVNIDTVTLAIDRAAQLIEELQVADVVPGTIDVYLKPVQERSIFFQTERINSLLGTDIAGTEMSRYFNNLGFVVQWKESQEGLEGQVQIPTYRQDMKDEHDLAEEVARLYGYDNIATTLPSGVTTTGQRTWPQTVKEKMIQTLVGSGFREVVTFSFINPRHLQKLKMAENRESYPVIPVQNPLSEEQGILRPTIVAGLLDVASRNASRRTSDLAIFELGGTFHPRQLPLQELPIENWKLSALVMGKEPIHWSGSRQNYDFYYLKGIIEKLMESLKIEGIQWEALQKCSYLHPGRSARLYKEEKDTVLEIGVLGEVHPDVIEVYDLPERAVVMELDVAALTELAQTKGYYKPLPRYPSTDRDMAMILPLSVPASKVEAIIAKRGSKLLERWQLFDVYQGNQIPEGYRSLAYSLRYQRADRTLTDEEVNKTHDAIKVALTEELGAQFR
- a CDS encoding phenylalanine--tRNA ligase subunit alpha → MRAELELIRAEASRTLDEVNNSGELQDWRVRYLGKKGQLTQVLRGMGKLSAEERPIIGALANDVRAALEFMLEEKGRQLKGREKEAQLAAESIDVTLPGKVHNLGSKHPLTLVIDEIKEIFLGMGYSIAEGPEVELDYYNFEALNIPKDHPARDMQDSFYITPDILLRTHTSPVQIRAMEKQKPIAPVKVICPGRVFRRDDDATHSPMFHQVEGLLVDKNVTFGDLRGTLLTFVRQMFGPNREIRLRPSFFPFTEPSAEVDISCVICDGKGCRVCKGSGWLEILGAGMVHKKVLEYGGYNPDEVRGFAFGMGVERVAMLKYSIDDMRLLYDNDMRFLSRF
- a CDS encoding YqzL family protein, translated to MISACFFWRIFEKTGSITAYMLYRRLLVQ
- a CDS encoding TrmH family RNA methyltransferase; translation: MQTFASDQNKRVKEARTLSRKKGRTTAKRYLIEGRRLIEEAVASKIQIDYFLYTERIGQQKAGQELVAALQSQGSEGLLVNDKTLQSISETEHSQGIIAVAPLPEPSRWEEVAQSKKLQNTRKPFLLILDGLQDPGNVGTILRSAEAAAVDAVIMTAGTADPFNPKVIRASMGSIFRLPVIIAPTEEAIEQILAEKECTLVVADSGGEQAYYNLPLQESKSLALVIGSEGHGPSAYFRAKADHIATIPLAPPVESLNAAIAAAVLLFDVAKGRLPSVDSPNRL